The following are encoded together in the Tripterygium wilfordii isolate XIE 37 chromosome 3, ASM1340144v1, whole genome shotgun sequence genome:
- the LOC119992365 gene encoding protein NRT1/ PTR FAMILY 8.1-like, translating into MAEDDVYTNDGTVDFHGKPANKTKTGNWKACRFILGNECCERLAYYGMSTNLVNYLELRYNQGNATAANNVTNWSGTCYITPLIGAFLADAYLGRFWTIAGFVVFYILGMTLLTMSASVGALMPHCDKDTCYPTTMQSVVLFISLYMIALGTGGIKPCVSSFGADQFDETDEREKEKKSSFFNWFYFSINVGALIASSVLVWIQMNVGWGWGFGVPTAAMAIAIVFFFLGSRLYRHQKPGGSPLTRIFQVIVVSFKKFNVKVPADKSLLYETADEEGSIEGSRKLEHTEELTFFDKAAVEEIQTDRIKGLANPWRLCTVTQVEELKSIIRLLPVWASGIVFATVYSQMSTMFVLQGNTMDQHMGPHFKIPSASLSIFDTISVLFWAPIYDLMIVPFVRRFTGHERGFTQLQRMGIGLVISIFAMIAAGVLEVIRLDIVERNNYYDLKTIPMSIFWQVPQYFLIGCAEVFTFIGQLEFFYDQAPDAMRSLCSALSLTTVALGNYLSTLLVTIVTKITTRHGKLGWIPDNLNRGHLDYFYWLLAILSLLNFFVYLLIARRYTYKKATGRAH; encoded by the exons ATGGCTGAGGATGATGTCTATACAAATGATGGGACGGTGGATTTCCATGGAAAACCTGCCAACAAAACGAAAACGGGAAACTGGAAGGCCTGCCGTTTTATTCTAG GAAATGAATGCTGCGAAAGATTGGCATACTATGGGATGAGCACCAATTTGGTGAACTACCTTGAACTGCGTTACAATCAGGGAAATGCCACTGCAGCCAACAATGTTACAAATTGGTCAGGCACCTGCTACATCACACCATTGATTGGAGCCTTTCTAGCTGATGCCTACTTAGGAAGATTTTGGACAATAGCCGGTTTTGTAGTCTTCTACATCTTG GGAATGACCCTCCTCACGATGTCTGCATCTGTTGGTGCATTGATGCCCCATTGTGATAAGGACACCTGCTACCCAACAACAATGCAGAGTGTAGTCCTCTTTATCTCACTTTACATGATTGCTCTGGGAACTGGAGGAATCAAACCATGTGTTTCATCCTTTGGGGCAGATCAGTTTGATGAAACTGATGAAcgtgagaaggagaagaagagctCTTTCTTTAATTGGTTTTACTTTTCAATCAATGTTGGTGCTCTTATTGCTTCGTCTGTTTTGGTGTGGATACAAATGAATGTTGGCTGGGGTTGGGGATTTGGGGTTCCAACAGCTGCAATGGCCATAGcaattgtgtttttcttcttgggTAGTCGTTTGTACCGTCATCAAAAGCCTGGAGGGAGTCCCCTTACAAGAATTTTTCAGGTTATAGTTGTATCCTTCAAGAAGTTCAATGTAAAAGTTCCTGCTGATAAGTCTCTTCTCTATGAGACGGCTGATGAGGAAGGTTCCATCGAGGGAAGCCGCAAGCTTGAGCACACCGAGGAACTGAC GTTTTTTGACAAGGCTGCAGTTGAGGAGATCCAAACTGATCGCATCAAGGGCTTAGCAAACCCATGGAGACTCTGCACAGTAACGCAAGTTGAGGAGCTCAAATCCATTATAAGGTTGCTTCCTGTATGGGCATCTGGAATAGTTTTTGCAACCGTATACAGTCAAATGAGCACCATGTTTGTTTTACAAGGCAACACAATGGATCAACACATGGGTCCTCATTTCAAAATTCCATCTGCATCTCTCTCCATCTTTGACACCATTAGCGTCCTATTCTGGGCTCCCATATATGACCTAATGATCGTCCCCTTCGTCAGGAGGTTCACAGGCCATGAACGAGGCTTCACCCAGCTCCAACGAATGGGCATCGGCCTTGTTATTTCTATTTTCGCCATGATTGCTGCAGGTGTTTTGGAGGTTATTCGACTTGACATTGTGGAAAGAAACAACTACTATGATCTCAAGACCATTCCAATGTCAATTTTCTGGCAGGTACCACAGTATTTTCTCATAGGATGTGCTGAAGTTTTCACTTTCATCGGGCAATTGGAGTTTTTCTATGACCAGGCACCTGATGCCATGAGGAGTTTGTGCTCCGCACTCTCGCTTACAACGGTGGCATTAGGAAATTACCTGAGCACTCTCCTGGTCACCATTGTGACTAAGATTACCACAAGACATGGGAAGCTTGGTTGGATTCCAGATAATCTGAACAGGGGCCATCTTGACTACTTCTACTGGCTGTTGGCAATCCTCAGCCTGCTCAACTTCTTTGTGTATCTCTTGATTGCAAGGCGCTACACTTACAAGAAAGCAACCGGACGCGCTCATTAA
- the LOC119992403 gene encoding protein NRT1/ PTR FAMILY 8.1-like, producing the protein MAEGDIYTKDGTVDFHNNPANKNKTGNWKACRFILGNECCERLAYYGMGTNLVNYLQLRFNQGNATASKNVNDWSGTCYLTPLIGAFLADAYLGRFWTIAGFVVVYILGLVLLTMSASVGGLTPHCDKDSCHPTTVQSTVLFIALYMIALGTGGIKPCVSSFGADQFDESDDIEREKKSSFFNWFYLSINIGALIAASVLVWIQMNVGWGWGFGVPTVAMAMAIVFFFLGSGLYRHQKPGGSPLTRIFQVIVVTFKKLNVKVPADKSLLYETTDEECNIAGSRKLEHTEELKLFDKAAVETENDQIKGLPSPWRLCTVTQVEELKSIIRLLPIWASGIVFSTVYGQMNTIFVLQGNTMDQHMGPHFQIPSASLSLFDTLSVIFWAPVYDQVIVPFARKFTGHERGFTTLQRMGIGLVVSILAMVTAGVLEVVRIDIVKRNNYYDLKTIPMSIFWQVPQYFLIGCAEVFTFIGQLEFFYDQAPDAMRSLCSALSLTTTALGSYLSSLLVTIVTKVTTRHGELGWIPDNLNRGHLDYFYWLLSILSLLNFFVYLLIARSYKYKKVTGRSH; encoded by the exons ATGGCAGAAGGTGATATTTACACAAAGGATGGGACTGTGGATTTCCACAACAATCCTGCCAACAAAAACAAGACGGGGAATTGGAAGGCCTGCCGTTTCATTCTTG GAAATGAATGCTGCGAACGATTGGCATACTATGGGATGGGTACCAATTTGGTGAACTATCTTCAACTGCGTTTCAATCAGGGAAATGCTACTGCATCAAAGAATGTTAATGACTGGTCAGGAACTTGCTACCTCACACCATTGATTGGTGCCTTTCTAGCGGATGCATACTTGGGAAGATTCTGGACAATTGCCGGTTTTGTAGTTGTCTACATTTTG GGACTGGTACTCCTCACAATGTCTGCATCTGTTGGTGGACTAACTCCCCATTGTGATAAGGATTCTTGTCACCCAACAACAGTTCAGAGCACGGTCCTCTTCATCGCTCTTTACATGATTGCTCTAGGAACTGGTGGGATCAAACCCTGTGTCTCATCTTTTGGGGCTGATCAGTTCGATGAGAGCGATGACATtgagagggagaagaagagtTCTTTCTTCAACTGGTTTTACCTTTCAATCAATATTGGTGCTCTTATTGCAGCTTCTGTTTTGGTGTGGATACAAATGAATGTTGGATGGGGTTGGGGATTTGGAGTCCCAACAGTTGCAATGGCTATGGCAATCGTGTTTTTCTTCTTGGGTAGCGGATTGTATCGTCATCAAAAACCTGGAGGCAGTCCCCTCACAAGAATTTTCCAGGTTATAGTAGTGACCTTCAAGAAGTTAAATGTAAAAGTTCCGGCTGATAAGTCCCTTCTTTACGAAACTACTGATGAGGAGTGTAACATTGCTGGAAGTCGCAAGCTTGAGCACACCGAGGAACTCAA GTTGTTTGACAAGGCTGCGGTGGAGACTGAGAACGACCAGATCAAAGGTTTACCAAGTCCGTGGAGACTATGCACCGTAACACAAGTTGAAGAGCTGAAATCCATTATTAGGTTGCTTCCAATATGGGCATCTGGGATCGTTTTCTCGACAGTGTATGGTCAAATGAACACCATTTTTGTTCTGCAAGGTAACACAATGGATCAACACATGGGGCCACATTTTCAGATTCCATCAGCATCTCTCTCGCTGTTCGACACTCTTAGTGTCATCTTTTGGGCTCCTGTGTATGACCAAGTAATTGTCCCATTCGCAAGAAAGTTCACAGGCCATGAACGAGGCTTCACTACGCTGCAACGGATGGGCATTGGCCTTGTCGTATCGATTCTTGCCATGGTCACTGCGGGGGTTTTGGAGGTTGTTCGAATCGACATTGTGAAGAGGAACAATTACTATGATCTCAAAACCATTCCAATGTCGATTTTCTGGCAGGTTCCGCAGTATTTTCTTATAGGATGTGCTGAAGTTTTCACTTTTATTGGGCAATTGGAGTTTTTCTATGACCAGGCACCTGATGCTATGAGGAGTCTGTGCTCGGCCCTCTCGCTTACGACCACCGCGCTGGGAAGTTACTTGAGTTCTCTGCTTGTTACAATTGTGACTAAAGTGACTACAAGGCATGGGGAGCTTGGTTGGATTCCTGATAATCTCAACAGAGGCCATCTCGATTACTTCTACTGGCTGCTGTCAATCCTTAGCCTCCTCAACTTCTTTGTGTATCTCTTGATTGCCAGGTCTTACAAGTACAAGAAAGTGACCGGACGCTCTCATTGA